The Bradyrhizobium sp. WBAH42 genome includes a window with the following:
- a CDS encoding DUF3313 domain-containing protein → MLPLAACATAPLSQSGALSSYDNLTSSDGVLTKSRVRVDKPDVLAAKTVRIAPASVASGALPANFSDEQRKLVLNAVDRALCVKLSDRLRVVNATETADLTVHATITHAEPTDKVAAGASKAVSIVPSVLSIPVPVPRLPVGLGSLSVEAEARDRSNQQKAALIWARGADSITSRPKVSEASDAYDLASAFGEDFGTLVATGESPFGKGPSLPSMQKIRSDLGGAHENSACDAFGRSPGVAGLVGGGLGLPPEWTDKGGNEQPATAPK, encoded by the coding sequence TTGCTGCCGCTTGCCGCCTGCGCGACGGCGCCTCTGAGCCAGTCCGGCGCGCTGAGCTCCTATGATAATCTTACTTCCAGTGATGGAGTTCTGACAAAATCCAGGGTGCGGGTTGACAAGCCGGACGTTCTTGCGGCCAAGACGGTTCGTATCGCACCCGCGTCGGTCGCTTCCGGTGCCCTCCCGGCTAATTTCTCGGACGAGCAGCGCAAGCTGGTCCTGAATGCCGTCGATCGCGCGCTCTGCGTTAAGCTAAGTGATCGGCTTCGGGTCGTGAACGCTACGGAAACTGCGGATCTGACCGTTCATGCCACGATCACCCACGCCGAACCGACTGATAAGGTAGCTGCCGGGGCTTCAAAGGCTGTCTCGATTGTGCCTTCCGTCCTGAGTATTCCAGTGCCGGTGCCTCGTCTTCCTGTCGGCCTCGGCAGCCTATCGGTCGAGGCGGAAGCGCGCGACCGCAGCAATCAGCAGAAAGCCGCCCTGATATGGGCGCGAGGCGCGGACTCCATCACTAGCCGACCCAAAGTGTCCGAAGCCTCGGACGCCTACGATCTTGCTAGCGCATTTGGCGAGGATTTCGGCACTCTTGTGGCCACAGGCGAGAGCCCATTCGGCAAGGGTCCGTCCTTGCCCTCGATGCAGAAGATCCGTTCTGATCTGGGCGGCGCCCACGAGAATTCCGCATGCGATGCTTTCGGTCGCAGTCCAGGGGTCGCCGGTCTCGTCGGGGGAGGTCTCGGGCTTCCTCCGGAATGGACGGACAAGGGAGGCAATGAGCAGCCTGCGACCGCGCCAAAGTGA
- a CDS encoding NAD(P)-dependent oxidoreductase produces the protein MNIAIIGATRGIGLAMAQAALADGHVVTALARTPGRMPMSHSRLRIIAGDAQNAEIIAQVVEGQDVVCDCLGTTNVTQTITMFSRCAENLAKVLKPEQLLIAVTGIGTGDSRGHGGFLYDYLFMPIVLRRMYADKDRQERIIKDNVARWIIVRPGFLTNGPHTGRYRALTDLTGIHGGRISREDVADFMLSQAKAPEFIGQTPLLIY, from the coding sequence ATGAATATTGCCATCATCGGCGCCACCCGTGGCATTGGCCTGGCCATGGCGCAGGCTGCGCTGGCCGACGGCCATGTGGTCACGGCGCTCGCCCGTACACCCGGCCGCATGCCCATGAGCCATTCACGCCTGCGCATCATCGCAGGAGACGCACAAAACGCCGAGATCATCGCACAGGTCGTGGAGGGGCAGGATGTGGTCTGTGATTGTCTGGGCACCACCAATGTCACGCAGACGATAACCATGTTCTCGCGTTGCGCGGAAAACCTTGCAAAGGTCCTAAAGCCCGAGCAATTGCTGATCGCCGTGACCGGTATCGGCACCGGCGATAGTCGAGGCCACGGCGGCTTCTTATACGATTACCTGTTCATGCCGATTGTTCTGCGCAGGATGTATGCCGATAAGGATCGCCAGGAACGGATCATCAAAGACAATGTTGCGCGCTGGATCATCGTCCGGCCCGGCTTCTTGACCAATGGCCCGCACACGGGACGTTATCGTGCTCTTACTGATTTAACAGGCATCCATGGTGGGCGGATTTCACGCGAAGACGTCGCCGATTTCATGCTTTCGCAGGCAAAGGCACCAGAATTCATCGGTCAGACGCCTCTGCTGATCTACTGA